A window of Verrucomicrobiota bacterium JB022 contains these coding sequences:
- the rpmF gene encoding 50S ribosomal protein L32: MAQPKRKTSKQRSRTRRGGNRYTAPQLAKDPTDGSAFRPHRVNPVNGMYRGRQIIEVDQI; this comes from the coding sequence ATGGCCCAGCCGAAACGCAAGACCTCCAAGCAGCGCTCCCGCACCCGCCGCGGCGGCAACCGCTACACCGCGCCCCAACTGGCCAAGGACCCGACCGACGGCTCCGCCTTCCGCCCGCACCGCGTGAACCCGGTCAACGGGATGTACCGCGGCCGTCAGATCATCGAGGTCGACCAGATCTAG
- a CDS encoding radical SAM protein: MKIKFILPALTEAESPFWRPIKYSLFPPLGLATLAAYLSPDDEAQIVDQHVQPLDLNDRPDIVAIQVYITNAYRAYRIADHYRSKGVYVILGGLHVTSLPEEAKAHADAIFLGPAEESFPRFLRDYRAGQPEKVYRSRTRSLHGVPPIRRDLIDRRLYLVPNSIVVTRGCPHHCEFCYKDAFFTGGKSSYTQPVDDALAEIERLPGRHLYFLDDHLLGHQRFARELFSGMQGMGRLFQGAATVDSILTGDLIERAAEAGLRSIFVGFESLDLANLQQSNKRQNLGRDYAQAINRLHDLGIMINGSFVFGLDGDGPDVFQRTVDWAVKMGITTATFHIATPYPGTAFYTKMQQAGRLLSDNWDLYDTRHVVFQPTRMTPHELKTGYDLAYRDFYRWGSILEASLSHGTLKHQLKHFFYTSGWKKFEPLWNAVIQAKRLNLMTPLLEGVLSKVTRQQGGGETSMKERISPVYKSEAISIARRSDLK, encoded by the coding sequence ATGAAGATCAAGTTCATCCTCCCCGCGTTGACGGAAGCCGAGAGCCCTTTCTGGCGGCCCATCAAATACTCGCTCTTCCCGCCGCTGGGGCTCGCCACCCTCGCCGCCTACCTCTCGCCCGACGACGAGGCGCAGATCGTCGACCAGCACGTGCAGCCGCTGGACCTCAACGACCGGCCCGACATTGTCGCCATCCAGGTCTACATCACCAATGCCTACCGCGCCTACCGGATTGCCGACCACTACCGGAGCAAGGGCGTGTATGTAATCCTCGGCGGGCTGCATGTCACCTCGTTGCCCGAAGAGGCCAAGGCCCACGCCGACGCGATTTTTCTCGGCCCGGCGGAGGAATCGTTCCCGCGCTTCCTGCGCGACTATCGCGCGGGCCAGCCGGAGAAGGTCTACCGCTCCCGCACGCGTTCGTTACACGGCGTGCCGCCGATCCGCCGCGACCTGATCGACCGGCGGCTCTACCTCGTGCCCAACTCGATCGTCGTCACCCGCGGCTGCCCACACCATTGCGAGTTTTGCTACAAGGATGCGTTTTTCACGGGCGGCAAGTCGTCCTATACCCAGCCGGTAGACGACGCGCTGGCGGAGATCGAGCGCCTCCCGGGGCGGCACCTTTACTTCCTCGACGACCACCTGCTGGGGCACCAGCGCTTCGCCCGCGAGCTTTTCAGCGGGATGCAGGGCATGGGGCGGCTCTTTCAGGGCGCGGCCACGGTCGATTCGATCCTGACCGGCGATCTGATCGAGCGCGCGGCAGAAGCGGGGCTGCGCAGCATCTTCGTCGGCTTCGAGAGCCTCGACCTCGCCAATCTCCAGCAGAGCAACAAGCGTCAAAACCTCGGTCGCGATTACGCCCAGGCCATCAACCGCCTGCACGACCTCGGGATCATGATCAACGGCAGCTTCGTCTTCGGCCTCGACGGGGACGGCCCCGACGTCTTTCAGCGCACGGTCGACTGGGCGGTCAAAATGGGCATCACCACGGCCACCTTCCACATCGCCACGCCTTACCCCGGCACCGCGTTTTACACTAAGATGCAGCAGGCCGGTCGCCTCCTGTCCGACAACTGGGACCTCTACGACACGCGCCACGTCGTTTTCCAGCCCACCCGCATGACACCGCACGAGCTGAAAACCGGTTACGACCTCGCCTACCGCGATTTCTACCGCTGGGGCTCCATCCTCGAAGCCAGCCTCTCCCACGGCACCCTCAAGCACCAGTTGAAGCACTTCTTCTACACCAGCGGCTGGAAGAAATTCGAACCGCTCTGGAACGCCGTCATCCAGGCCAAACGTCTCAACCTGATGACCCCGCTACTCGAAGGTGTGCTCTCGAAAGTCACCCGGCAGCAAGGGGGAGGGGAAACATCCATGAAGGAAAGAATTTCGCCCGTGTATAAATCTGAAGCGATCTCGATTGCCAGGAGGAGCGACTTGAAATAG
- a CDS encoding type II toxin-antitoxin system prevent-host-death family antitoxin: MKFERATALAQEANRLLREVSESNETVAITEAGRTAAYLVSAAEYQRIEDRLELLEGLARGEQDYREGKVVSNEEAAQRLKRWLD; this comes from the coding sequence ATGAAATTTGAAAGGGCCACAGCCTTAGCCCAGGAAGCAAACCGCTTACTCCGGGAGGTCAGCGAGAGCAACGAAACCGTGGCCATTACAGAAGCCGGTCGAACAGCCGCCTATCTCGTTTCCGCCGCAGAATACCAACGGATCGAAGATCGCCTCGAACTACTTGAAGGGCTGGCAAGAGGAGAACAGGACTACCGCGAAGGCAAGGTGGTTTCGAATGAAGAAGCAGCTCAACGTTTAAAGCGGTGGCTCGATTAA
- a CDS encoding type II toxin-antitoxin system RelE/ParE family toxin gives MARLIWAEHALAQLEDILGFIAQDNPTAAKKLGREVWHEVNRLPVFPRSGARPAELTGTIYRRVSIRPILVYYRVEKEDVIITYVRRGESRFSLDQLEENED, from the coding sequence GTGGCTCGATTAATCTGGGCTGAACACGCGCTCGCCCAGCTTGAAGATATCCTTGGCTTCATTGCTCAAGATAATCCAACAGCAGCCAAAAAACTGGGCCGCGAAGTATGGCACGAAGTAAACCGTTTGCCAGTCTTTCCCCGCTCCGGCGCACGACCAGCAGAATTGACAGGCACCATTTACCGCCGTGTCAGCATCCGCCCTATCCTTGTCTACTATCGTGTGGAAAAAGAGGACGTAATCATTACCTATGTCCGACGTGGAGAAAGCCGTTTTTCGCTCGATCAACTCGAAGAAAACGAAGATTAG
- a CDS encoding DUF374 domain-containing protein, giving the protein MTDTPRPRRRDTTHAIPPSKRWLLYLIAFVADWWMRSLRIKMDAESHRVFRETPAPAIFVLWHNRCLINQEIYRRFRKPHGHRLCGLVSRSKDGAWLAALFELWGTRPVRGSTKRGGTEAVRELVRVIRDEKLDTGITVDGPRGPLYHVHQGAALLTVLTRAPIVLTGIRYHQFFRLPSWDAFFVPLPFSKVTLTMRAVDSVTDTWGRDRDAVAAGMEAALKEVSAGTDPKRGI; this is encoded by the coding sequence ATGACTGACACGCCGCGTCCGCGCCGACGCGACACCACCCACGCCATTCCGCCGAGCAAACGCTGGCTGCTCTACCTGATCGCCTTTGTGGCCGATTGGTGGATGCGCAGCCTGCGGATCAAGATGGATGCGGAATCGCACCGGGTGTTTCGCGAGACTCCGGCGCCGGCCATTTTTGTGCTCTGGCACAACCGTTGCCTCATCAACCAGGAGATCTACCGCCGCTTCCGCAAGCCGCACGGGCACCGCCTCTGCGGGCTCGTCAGCCGCAGCAAAGACGGCGCGTGGCTGGCTGCGCTCTTCGAGCTATGGGGCACGCGCCCTGTGCGCGGCAGCACCAAGCGGGGCGGCACCGAGGCCGTGCGCGAGCTCGTGCGCGTGATCCGCGACGAAAAGCTCGATACGGGCATCACGGTCGACGGCCCCCGTGGTCCGCTCTATCACGTGCACCAGGGTGCGGCGCTCCTGACCGTGCTCACCCGCGCGCCCATCGTGCTGACGGGCATCCGCTACCATCAGTTTTTCCGCCTGCCCAGCTGGGACGCCTTCTTCGTGCCCCTGCCGTTCAGCAAAGTCACGCTGACGATGCGCGCGGTCGACAGCGTGACCGACACCTGGGGGCGCGACCGCGACGCCGTCGCCGCCGGAATGGAAGCCGCGCTCAAGGAAGTCTCTGCAGGGACGGACCCGAAGCGCGGGATCTAG
- the lptE gene encoding LPS assembly lipoprotein LptE — MSLLRFTSLGLCLSLAALTGCQHYQWGTAAAGQRQEISHVYIEPVVNQSGLPLASPTLTLRLEERLINRPGHKLSGDLDVADYVLEVTLIQAVPTPRASLPEDTGRDLTFELAVQADIVWRDAVSEEVLHEARVDASSLLVSRQNLPDAIYQLSPDALDELARKILDTEPLGWGE; from the coding sequence ATGAGCCTCCTGCGCTTCACCTCCCTGGGACTCTGCCTGAGCCTCGCCGCGCTTACCGGCTGCCAGCATTACCAATGGGGCACGGCAGCCGCCGGCCAGCGTCAGGAGATCAGCCACGTCTATATCGAGCCGGTGGTCAACCAGAGCGGCCTGCCCTTGGCCTCACCCACCCTGACTTTGCGCCTCGAAGAGCGCCTGATCAACCGCCCCGGGCATAAGCTTTCGGGCGACCTCGATGTCGCCGACTACGTGCTCGAAGTGACACTGATCCAGGCCGTGCCCACCCCGCGCGCCAGCCTGCCCGAAGACACCGGGCGCGACCTGACTTTTGAGCTGGCCGTGCAGGCCGACATCGTCTGGCGCGACGCCGTGAGCGAAGAAGTGCTGCACGAAGCCCGCGTCGACGCATCCAGCCTGCTCGTTTCGCGTCAAAACCTCCCCGACGCCATTTACCAGCTCTCTCCCGACGCACTCGACGAGCTCGCCCGCAAGATCCTCGACACCGAGCCCCTCGGCTGGGGCGAGTAG
- the bamD gene encoding outer membrane protein assembly factor BamD, translating to MVRFRLISLLGLAAATLTPNTHAAWWNPFDRGIEPAQMSADEQDIAARPLFERAQREFDKGDFDEAADLTKRLARRYPLSSYAAQALFLRGRARYEDAKYTPAFEALQQIIGRYPEYPHFNEVIRLQFEIALAEAEGKGLSFLFVFPYKKYNTSAAHFEMIVLNAPYSEFAPLALMNMARIYQYNGKTIQAVDALDRMINLYPNGQLTDDAYLELATTFAAETSGALYDQGATREAINYYRDYLILFPNENEVSQAEQGLEEMLDLNARSKLVLGRYFFRYRDDYTAASIFLNEAITLAPDSEAAQEARELLARIAEIRAEEGEPEPDTPAGETVSQPVEAGPVDNLPDSPAASAAEGDAARVE from the coding sequence ATGGTGCGATTCCGTCTGATCTCCCTCCTTGGGCTGGCCGCCGCCACCCTTACCCCCAACACCCACGCTGCCTGGTGGAACCCCTTCGATCGTGGCATCGAACCCGCCCAGATGAGCGCGGATGAGCAGGATATTGCCGCTCGCCCACTCTTCGAACGCGCTCAGCGTGAGTTTGACAAGGGAGACTTCGACGAAGCGGCCGACCTGACGAAGCGCCTCGCCCGCCGCTACCCCCTTTCCTCCTACGCCGCTCAGGCGCTCTTCCTGCGTGGCCGCGCCCGCTACGAAGACGCCAAATACACTCCGGCCTTCGAGGCCCTGCAGCAGATCATCGGGCGCTACCCGGAATATCCGCACTTCAACGAAGTCATCCGTCTGCAGTTCGAGATCGCCCTGGCCGAAGCCGAGGGCAAGGGCCTGAGCTTCCTCTTCGTCTTCCCCTACAAGAAGTACAATACCTCGGCTGCGCACTTCGAGATGATCGTGCTCAACGCCCCCTACAGCGAGTTTGCCCCGCTGGCGTTGATGAACATGGCCCGGATCTACCAGTATAATGGCAAGACGATCCAGGCGGTGGACGCGCTCGACCGCATGATCAACCTCTACCCCAACGGGCAGCTGACCGACGACGCCTACCTCGAACTGGCCACCACCTTCGCCGCCGAGACCTCCGGTGCGCTCTACGACCAAGGCGCGACCCGCGAAGCGATCAACTACTACCGCGATTACCTGATCCTTTTCCCCAACGAGAACGAAGTCTCCCAGGCCGAGCAGGGCCTCGAAGAGATGCTCGACCTCAACGCCCGCAGCAAGCTCGTGCTGGGCCGCTACTTCTTCCGCTACCGCGACGACTACACCGCCGCCTCCATCTTCCTGAACGAGGCCATCACCCTCGCGCCCGATTCCGAAGCCGCCCAGGAAGCGCGCGAACTGCTCGCCCGCATCGCCGAAATCCGCGCCGAAGAAGGCGAACCCGAGCCCGACACCCCTGCTGGTGAAACGGTTTCCCAGCCGGTCGAAGCCGGCCCGGTCGACAACCTTCCGGACAGCCCGGCCGCTTCGGCTGCCGAAGGCGATGCCGCCCGCGTCGAATGA
- a CDS encoding beta-ketoacyl-ACP synthase III, translated as MSSAWNKSVVILGTGSYAPARVMTNDDLAQFVDTSDAWIRPRTGIRERRIAAEHETTSVLATEAARNALANAGVAAQDIDLIVVGTCTPDMAFPNVATIVQRQLGIKPCPAMDLEAACAGFPYVLDVADALMRRHGHRRALVIGADVMSRILNWKDRTTCVLFGDGAGAVVLGLEDEPGYGLLETRLGADGNENHILCVPMMPTQAPTWPVDLEFAPDTIYMNGREVFKHAVRVMGQISQDLMAAHGVSAEQLKLFVPHQANTRIIEAMAERMNVSMDRIVINLDRYGNTSSASIPLALDEARRAGRLQKGDYLLMVAFGGGLTWGATLAKWF; from the coding sequence ATGAGCAGTGCCTGGAACAAGTCGGTCGTCATCCTCGGCACGGGGAGCTACGCCCCCGCCCGTGTGATGACCAACGACGATCTCGCCCAGTTTGTCGATACCTCTGATGCCTGGATCCGTCCACGGACGGGTATCCGTGAGCGCCGGATCGCCGCTGAGCATGAAACCACCTCCGTCCTGGCCACCGAGGCCGCGCGCAACGCCTTGGCCAATGCCGGGGTAGCCGCACAGGACATCGACCTGATTGTCGTGGGCACTTGCACGCCCGACATGGCCTTCCCCAACGTGGCGACCATTGTGCAGCGGCAACTGGGCATCAAACCTTGCCCGGCAATGGACCTGGAGGCGGCCTGCGCCGGGTTCCCTTACGTGCTCGATGTGGCCGACGCGCTGATGCGCCGCCATGGGCACCGCCGCGCCCTCGTGATCGGTGCCGACGTCATGTCGCGCATCCTCAACTGGAAAGACCGGACCACCTGCGTGCTCTTTGGCGACGGCGCCGGGGCCGTCGTGCTCGGCCTCGAAGACGAGCCGGGCTATGGCCTGCTCGAAACCCGCTTGGGTGCCGACGGGAATGAAAACCACATCCTGTGCGTGCCCATGATGCCCACCCAGGCCCCCACCTGGCCGGTCGATCTCGAGTTTGCGCCCGACACGATCTACATGAACGGGCGCGAAGTCTTCAAACACGCCGTGCGCGTGATGGGCCAGATCTCGCAAGACCTGATGGCTGCCCACGGCGTCTCGGCCGAACAGCTCAAACTCTTTGTGCCCCACCAAGCCAATACCCGCATCATCGAGGCGATGGCCGAAAGAATGAACGTCTCGATGGACCGTATCGTCATTAACCTCGACCGCTACGGCAACACCTCCTCCGCCTCCATCCCGCTCGCACTCGACGAAGCCCGCCGCGCTGGCCGCCTGCAAAAAGGCGACTATCTGCTGATGGTGGCCTTTGGCGGGGGCTTGACCTGGGGCGCAACGCTCGCAAAGTGGTTCTAA
- the plsX gene encoding phosphate acyltransferase PlsX has protein sequence MGDSARTIALDAMGADLGVQEMVAGAAEAIKKGEALDGVVIVGDEAQIQEALKGAGLANDSRVQIFHASQVVEMSDKPLQAIRQKKDASLVRTVELVRDGTCQAGISCGNTGALMAAGQLRLRTLDGVDRAALATVWPSENGHFLLLDAGANPMAKPEHLVHYALMGNAYARDALSIEKPRIGLLSIGTEEGKGTELTSRTHELLKFLAAQDDRLNYVGLIEGFHLFNGEVDVVVTDGFTGNVVLKSSEALYKMINRVLKQEAKAQPLTAIGGLLLKPAISRMKHRLSPERYGGAPLLGLRGTVLKAHGSSSREAIANAIRIAAQVVERKLISHVHNDVLWANERLKAAPAPSEA, from the coding sequence ATGGGGGATTCAGCCCGAACCATCGCACTGGACGCCATGGGCGCCGACCTCGGCGTGCAGGAAATGGTCGCAGGTGCGGCCGAAGCCATCAAAAAAGGTGAAGCGCTCGACGGCGTGGTGATCGTCGGCGACGAAGCCCAAATCCAGGAGGCGCTCAAGGGTGCCGGCCTTGCCAACGACTCGCGGGTGCAGATCTTCCACGCCTCGCAGGTGGTGGAAATGTCGGACAAGCCGCTGCAGGCCATCCGGCAGAAAAAAGACGCCTCGCTCGTTCGCACCGTCGAGCTGGTGCGCGACGGCACTTGCCAGGCAGGCATCTCGTGCGGCAACACCGGAGCCCTGATGGCCGCCGGCCAACTGCGCCTGCGCACGCTGGATGGAGTCGACCGCGCTGCGCTGGCCACCGTCTGGCCCTCCGAAAACGGCCACTTTCTCTTGCTCGATGCTGGTGCCAACCCCATGGCCAAGCCCGAGCACCTGGTGCACTACGCCCTGATGGGCAATGCCTACGCCCGCGACGCCCTGAGCATCGAAAAGCCCCGCATCGGCTTGCTCAGCATCGGCACCGAAGAAGGCAAGGGGACGGAGCTGACCTCCCGCACCCACGAGTTGCTGAAATTCCTCGCCGCACAGGACGACCGCCTCAACTACGTAGGCCTGATCGAAGGCTTCCACCTCTTCAATGGCGAGGTGGACGTGGTCGTGACCGACGGCTTTACCGGCAACGTCGTCCTCAAATCGAGCGAGGCGCTCTACAAGATGATCAACCGCGTGCTGAAGCAGGAGGCCAAGGCCCAGCCCTTGACCGCCATCGGCGGCCTGCTCCTCAAGCCTGCCATCAGCCGCATGAAGCACCGCCTCAGCCCCGAACGCTACGGCGGCGCCCCCCTGCTCGGCCTGCGCGGCACCGTGCTCAAAGCCCACGGCAGCAGCAGCCGCGAAGCCATCGCCAACGCCATCCGCATCGCCGCCCAAGTGGTCGAGCGCAAGCTGATCTCCCACGTGCACAACGATGTGCTCTGGGCCAATGAGCGCCTGAAAGCCGCTCCCGCCCCGTCGGAAGCGTAA
- a CDS encoding ATP-dependent DNA helicase RecQ has protein sequence MREQARQALARHFGFSAFRAPQEDIVTAVLEKRDVLVIMPTGGGKSLCYQLPALLMEGVTVVVSPLIALMKDQVDALQARGIAAAMINSSQSWNDQLAILDDLREGRLKLIYVAPERFRAESFRRALQGIPIARLAIDEAHCLSQWGHDFRPDYLRLGEARKAMGNPPCLALTATATPEVRRDILDTLELSEPATYVAGFSRKNLAFRISRVEKDEHKMVRIKSLVEAHRTGIIYCATRKSTEAVSEWLNCEHIDHVVYHGGLSDDARSQAQERFLRREVGVAVATNAFGMGIDRADVRFVCHYELPGSIEAYYQEAGRAGRDGKESVCELLFRPSDRRVQEFFLDGANPPPALVHQVFTTLKLHADDQGEVLLSIDDLTAKVGPGTNPMGVGTSLGLLTRSGVIERFDVAGQRIRGTRLKNPGMKARELPLDTPAMDEKRRRDYQKLERMIDLCHAPGCRQQAILRYFGEQSGETCGKCDRCARRSGSDLREGNAEEVLQLRKALSGVARMSRREDTYSFIPRFGRTKIMACLRGSEREDLKEAGLHELSTYGLLKDMPQAHLRALFDEMEASGLIETSGDEYRLVGLTELGARVMLDGDTVKLRWPATAASPSGEDEIDYDRHLYDELVRLRNQMARERKNAPAYTIFPNRVLKHLAAKKPQTAAEAQELPGIGPAKAKSILPRFLKVIQAHARGGAVA, from the coding sequence ATGCGAGAACAAGCAAGACAGGCGTTGGCGCGCCACTTCGGCTTTTCGGCCTTCCGCGCGCCGCAGGAGGATATCGTGACGGCTGTGCTGGAAAAGCGCGACGTGCTCGTCATCATGCCCACCGGCGGCGGCAAGAGCCTGTGCTATCAGCTGCCCGCGCTGCTGATGGAGGGGGTGACGGTGGTCGTGTCCCCGCTCATCGCCCTGATGAAAGACCAGGTGGACGCGCTGCAGGCCCGTGGCATCGCCGCTGCCATGATCAACAGCAGCCAGAGCTGGAACGACCAGCTCGCCATCCTCGACGACCTGCGCGAGGGGCGGCTGAAGCTGATCTACGTGGCCCCCGAGCGTTTCCGGGCCGAGAGCTTTCGCCGCGCGCTGCAGGGCATCCCGATCGCACGACTGGCAATTGACGAAGCGCACTGCCTTTCCCAATGGGGGCACGACTTCCGCCCGGATTACCTGCGGCTGGGCGAGGCCCGCAAGGCGATGGGCAACCCGCCTTGCCTCGCGCTGACCGCCACCGCTACGCCCGAGGTGCGTCGAGACATCCTCGACACGCTGGAGCTGAGCGAACCGGCGACCTATGTGGCGGGTTTCAGCCGCAAGAATCTCGCCTTCCGCATCAGCCGGGTGGAGAAGGACGAGCACAAGATGGTGCGGATCAAGAGCCTCGTGGAGGCCCACCGCACGGGCATTATTTATTGCGCCACCCGCAAGAGCACCGAGGCCGTCTCGGAGTGGCTCAACTGCGAGCATATCGACCACGTCGTCTACCACGGCGGCCTGAGCGACGACGCCCGCAGCCAGGCGCAAGAGCGCTTCCTGCGTCGCGAAGTGGGCGTGGCGGTCGCGACCAACGCCTTTGGCATGGGCATCGACCGGGCCGACGTGCGCTTTGTCTGTCACTACGAGCTGCCGGGCAGCATCGAAGCCTATTATCAGGAGGCGGGCCGCGCCGGTCGCGATGGCAAGGAGAGTGTGTGCGAGCTGCTTTTTCGCCCCAGCGACCGCCGGGTGCAGGAGTTTTTCCTCGATGGTGCCAACCCGCCACCCGCGCTCGTCCACCAGGTCTTTACGACCCTCAAGCTCCATGCCGACGACCAGGGCGAAGTGCTGCTCTCCATCGACGACCTCACGGCAAAGGTCGGGCCCGGCACCAACCCGATGGGCGTGGGCACCAGCCTCGGTCTTTTGACCCGGTCGGGCGTGATCGAGCGCTTCGACGTGGCAGGCCAGCGCATCCGGGGCACGCGGTTGAAAAACCCGGGTATGAAGGCACGCGAATTGCCGCTCGATACCCCGGCGATGGATGAAAAGCGCCGCCGCGATTACCAGAAGCTGGAGCGCATGATCGACCTGTGCCACGCGCCGGGCTGTCGCCAGCAGGCGATCCTGCGCTACTTTGGCGAGCAGTCGGGCGAGACCTGCGGCAAGTGCGACCGCTGCGCCCGCCGTTCCGGTTCCGACCTGCGCGAGGGCAACGCCGAGGAGGTGCTGCAGCTACGCAAGGCATTGAGCGGGGTTGCGCGCATGAGCCGTCGCGAGGACACCTACAGCTTTATCCCGCGCTTTGGCCGCACGAAGATCATGGCCTGCCTGCGTGGCAGCGAGCGCGAGGATCTCAAGGAGGCCGGCCTGCACGAGCTTTCGACCTACGGGCTGCTCAAGGACATGCCGCAGGCCCACCTGCGCGCGCTGTTCGACGAGATGGAGGCATCGGGCCTGATCGAGACCAGCGGCGACGAATACCGCCTCGTCGGCCTGACCGAGCTGGGCGCGCGCGTCATGCTCGACGGTGACACCGTGAAGCTGCGTTGGCCCGCCACCGCCGCCAGCCCCTCGGGGGAAGACGAGATCGACTACGACCGCCACCTCTACGACGAGCTGGTACGCCTGCGCAACCAGATGGCCCGCGAGCGCAAGAACGCCCCCGCCTATACCATCTTTCCCAACCGCGTGCTCAAGCACCTCGCGGCCAAAAAGCCGCAAACGGCCGCCGAGGCCCAGGAGCTGCCCGGTATCGGCCCCGCCAAAGCCAAGAGCATTCTCCCGCGCTTCCTCAAAGTGATCCAGGCCCATGCGCGCGGCGGAGCCGTGGCGTAG
- a CDS encoding undecaprenyl-diphosphate phosphatase, protein MARLFALVFALVAFICPLAAQAETAPEETPPDVMADDSRQLTYMDALILGAVEGLTEYLPVSSTGHLLLTNAWLGLDLQDVMYDDTGAQIVDSAGEPYTLKQAADAYAIVIQGGAIAAVLLIYWRRIWHASKGSVCWALGHFGVRIGDPEENFRGFRLALNLGVAFLPAAVLGLLFNDVIEAYLFGVWPVAVALFAGSLLMFGVERWRRRRHGEMKPDSGPDLPDLALLQSLTIGFLQCVAMWPGTSRSMMTIVGGYVVGLSPARAAEFSFLLGLITLTAAAAYKTVQDGADMMRVLDLGPVLFGCIVAMLFAAFAVKWLVSYLSRHGLSVFAWYRLGLTLVVVVYFGLIAG, encoded by the coding sequence ATGGCTCGCCTCTTCGCTCTGGTTTTCGCTCTAGTTGCCTTCATATGCCCTCTTGCCGCCCAGGCGGAGACTGCCCCCGAGGAAACCCCGCCCGACGTGATGGCGGACGACTCCCGGCAGTTGACGTATATGGATGCCTTGATCCTCGGCGCGGTCGAGGGCTTGACGGAGTATCTGCCCGTCTCCTCCACCGGGCACCTGCTGCTGACCAATGCCTGGCTGGGCCTCGATTTGCAGGATGTGATGTATGACGACACGGGTGCCCAGATCGTCGACAGCGCGGGCGAGCCCTATACCTTGAAGCAGGCCGCCGACGCTTATGCGATCGTGATCCAGGGGGGGGCCATCGCCGCCGTGCTGCTGATCTACTGGCGGCGCATCTGGCACGCCTCCAAGGGCAGCGTTTGCTGGGCGCTGGGCCACTTTGGCGTGCGCATCGGCGACCCGGAGGAGAATTTTCGCGGCTTCCGCCTCGCCCTCAACCTCGGGGTGGCCTTCCTGCCCGCCGCCGTGCTCGGCCTGCTTTTCAATGACGTGATCGAGGCCTACCTCTTCGGCGTCTGGCCGGTAGCGGTTGCCCTCTTCGCGGGCTCGCTGCTGATGTTCGGGGTCGAAAGATGGCGCCGCCGCCGTCATGGCGAGATGAAACCCGACAGCGGCCCCGACCTGCCCGACCTCGCCCTGTTGCAGAGCCTGACCATCGGCTTCCTCCAGTGCGTTGCCATGTGGCCCGGCACCAGCCGCAGCATGATGACCATCGTCGGCGGCTACGTGGTCGGCCTCTCCCCGGCACGCGCCGCCGAATTCAGCTTCCTGCTCGGCCTCATCACCCTGACCGCCGCCGCCGCCTACAAGACCGTCCAGGACGGGGCCGACATGATGCGCGTGCTCGACCTCGGGCCGGTGCTCTTTGGCTGCATCGTGGCGATGCTCTTCGCCGCCTTCGCCGTGAAGTGGCTCGTCTCCTACCTCAGCCGCCACGGCCTGAGCGTCTTCGCCTGGTACCGCCTCGGTCTCACGCTGGTCGTGGTCGTCTACTTCGGCCTCATCGCCGGATAG